Within Homo sapiens chromosome 2, GRCh38.p14 Primary Assembly, the genomic segment TAGAGGCTTTCTTAAAACAGTATACTTTTAGTGTCCTGCAAATCAGAACCTGGTTTAAAATGATGCCTCTAGGTACTACATTAGCCTTAGCATCCAAAGAAAGAGCTATGCTGACTGCGCATTTCTTATTAAGGCAGGAAAGAGGCATAATGCATTGTAGATTTTTCTTAACAggattgaaattaaaaatgactttctGGTTAAAGTTATTAACTAGAATTAAATTAACCAAAACACTACTTGTGCATCCTAGATAATTAAGACTATGTTTTAAACAGGACTGTTTTCTTCATAATCTTACAGGCGTTAAATCCtaataactttcttctttttaaacttaTAAACATATTGATCTAAGCATGAGTAGAGTTAACCTTCATGAAATAATTTCCTCCAAAGAATGCATTTGTTTTGTAATGCTTTGTTTCTATTCCAACGTTCCTTGGTTATTCTGACTTGTTTGAGAGGAATGtacagatgatttttattttgccGCAGGGCTGTCAATGCTTTTGGTTCACTTAGATCAATGGCAAACTTGCTTAAGGGATAGGTGGAATTCAGCAGTTACTGAGGCATGAAACATTCACTGTCTCCCATCCTCCATCAGCTTGATCTTGCTAATTTCCCTTCATCCTGCTGTGCTGCTTCTGTGGCCCTTCCTGCCCTTGTGTAGGTGTTTGTTTCGTCCGTCTGATCTTGTGTCTGTGTTGTCCAGTTCTCCCTGCAGTTTCTTCCTGTGTGTCTGTTTGTAGATGAAGGGGCTGAGGATCAAGTGGGTCCTCTACACAGGTTCCCCAGCCATGAACCTGCCACCAGCGGGGAGAGGCGTGGACTCCTAGCCCCCTCCATCTCAGTGTCTGTGCCTGATGATGACCCTTACAATTCCGATGAGGAGTACTATGAGCATCCTTTGTTCAGCTCAGAACGGACCACCTCTAGTGTGCTCCCCAGTGTCACAGCGCAGAGTGCAGAGGCCCACTTAGGCCAGGAGAAAGGTGAACCAAGCATGGTCCCCTTTTGCTCCTCCGCCCCGGCCTACAGCTTTGACCACCTACATCATGTTAAGTGTGCCTTAATACagggtgggaggggcaggagcCTGTTTTCTCTGCATGAAAGTGAAGTTCCTATATAAGTTGAATCTATCCAAATGCCTTAACAATTTATATAAAAGAAGCCTTACTAGAGGCATGTGAGCACTTCCTTTTTCTGTATCATTGCttctgagaaggaagaaaaagagagagagaaagagagagagaagcaaaaaaatattccattaaagTATGGCTTCTTTCTGCTCCCTGCCAATAATCAGCTGGGGAAGAACATATTCTTTACCCAAACCAAAGAAGATGactctgaatataatttttttcctccttagacACATAATATTACTATTAAATAGCATCTTTAAATAGCATCTTTAAATAGCATTAGCTTTCTTTTTAGTGCTATATTAATATGATAGatctttaaaagagaaagaatgaagaatcTGTTTAGAGCAGAATAAATGTTATGGAAACAATTTATTTCCCCATATCATGTAATCATCTACAGAAACTACAGAGGCTTCCCCAGGTGACTAAATCTTGGCTCACATCAGTAGAGCTGGactaaaatgaaggaaatgattCAAAGCCTTTGTCATTCTAGCCTTATAAAGCTGGGAGACTCAAGTGTATAATTGGTTATCGTGAGGATAAAATAAGTAGGTGATGGGCTGCAATGTGTCTCATTCTAACTAGGTAGttttggtaaagaaaaaaaaggtacagctaaatatatttttgcttaggCGAAGAGTTTATTTCCAAAAGGGACAATATTTAATATGAAAGCAGATAGTTCTAAAGCAATAAGGAATAAGCTTACAGCTCACCAACTATGGTCATCATAATAAACGTCTTCAAGGACCCTTTTGAAAACAGAACACCAATAGCTCAGGTTCTCTGATAAAGAAATATAACCCCTATTAAGTGAAACTAAGTTCTTCTAaactaaatttctaaaatatgtgaGTTTTTAAATTAGGAACAATTGTAGtggaaataaatatgatttatactaaatgagaaaatgaaaagctaaaaAGCTACATGGATTTGAAAACATGTAAATTAACTTGATTAGACTTTATCCAAAAAGGTAACATTATAATGCAGttatattaaaattcttttaactgTAATCAAAATCTATggcattataaaaattttcttaaaataacaagttagaatttaaatttttaaaatgctacttaAAATGCCATAATTaaattacaaaactaaaaatgagTGCTAAATGTGAAGAGATTgataatgtagatttttttttctctctctgtttctctctgaggatattaatatttctaaaaaacaaaataaaagaaaattccttttctttttatctgtagTCTTTCCCTCAGGGCCGTTTAAACAATGCACAATTATTTCATAAGAATTTTGTAAGAATCTTCcatttacaaaactataaaacagctCATATATTTCTCTCTAATTCCTTAAGTGACCAAAtggaatttacttatttttactgACATTTCAAGTGTAAATGAGAAACAAATTAGTGCAATAACTCATGAACTTGAAAAGTTTATCTTTACAtcttaaatgttaacttttttatgTGATATACATGGTTTGGGGGGTGGTTATTTTGGCCGTTTGATTGCCACTCAATTATCTTTCCTTGGTGATTTTGTTTTGAATTACAGAAATAAGACTTTATTACTAAtgtgcatattttttctttagtgtcaAAGAGAATTATACATGAACTACATTACTGATATTTCAGGGAGTTTAACAATATGATAATAGTTGTGTCCCAGAGGTAGACTTTTGTAAACAGATTTAAATTTAACCTTGACCTTgtttttaacacattttattttacttactttttgaaaatgttcattttctccAACATCATACAATGCAATGAAGCTAACATAACTTGACTTAGGTAGTCCCTTACCTTGgaaatgctaaataaattatattttaagtaaatttggTGGACTTTGTGATAAAGCTGTTAAGGTAGTTGGTTGGATATTCTTTTGAAGCAAGGCTTTTTTTATTCCCAAAGATTTCTTTAGCAaaatttgcacattttaaataaagcagCCGGGAATTCTTATGTAGGGGCTTCCTGCATTGGCGAAAACAGCACATGTCTAACAAatttaaaggcttttttttttcagtacatCAGTACATCCATCTTTTCACAACCATCTGTTATCCGGCAGTACCATCTCTTATTTCCAGCAAGCTTTCCACATGCGTGCAACTTACTGCCGTTTCCAATAAGGGTAATCAATCAATACAACCCTTTCAGCtctcaaactttaaaataaattgcctTTTAATGAGACTTTAAAAGTCATCACTATTAGCAGATTATACATCATAGTTTTCCAACCAGTACCTAATGTATGTTGCATTAGAATATTAATTTGTTCATCCcaatggtaaaataaaaaaacagctgAGGTCTTCATGAGGTCATTCTAATGGAGCTGAAAGTGTTCCTTTAGCAATATTTCTGTCGTTTCATGTATTGTTCTGTGGTCATGATGTCAACATCTTTTTCATCCCTAAGAAGAAGAAACGCTAGAGAGTCGGATGGCTGAGGAAGAGAAACCTGCTGCTCTTCCTGAGAAAGAGTGTGGGGCTGCTAAGTCCTCAGACCAACCCAAGGGCCTCAGTAAGGGCCAAATGGAGTCTAGTGCGGAGGCCCAAATAGTTCCCGAAGAGAGTGCCCCAGCAGGGGCCCCACATGAGAAAAGTGTAAAAGAGGTCAAGGAGGTGTCTCCAGAAGTAAAAACCCCTTCCTCTGCTGGGGAAGGTGTGTCTTTCTCAGGATTTGCATGTGTTTTGTTGCAAATGATCTCTCCAGTGGCTTACCAACCTGATGCCTTTCCAACGCTATTTCGCTATTTCATCGCTGGGTCTTATGATAACAAGTCCACTGTTGTAGGCTTAATGTGCAGAGAGTGTGGCTTGCGCAAGTGCTGTGTGGCAGCTGGTTTTCCAGTGCTGCAGCTGATTCCTGGTTTTCCTTTGCCATGATACAATACGCTTTGCAGCCAGGCTGATGATGCTATGTgagcttctttttttattttatttttttacccgCCCCCCCTCATCTCAAATGTTTGCCAGTCACATTgctaatacatgtatatttttgtttttattttggggaCAGCAattcatatgcttttatttcaaatCGTACAGTTGGATTTTGGCACATAGAGGCTTAAATGGTGGAATCGTTTTTGTTTGCAACCGAAATGTGCTATATTTTTTATGCTTCAATGAATACTGGTTTGATTTTCTTGACCTCCTGCTGATGCTTCTCATATCATTTTCTCCCCATGGCAGCCAGCCCTTCTGATCATCCCCATATCTCTTGAGTTTTCATTCATCTAACCTTTATTAGAAGTtcatcaagtatttttttttctattgttacaACAGGACACATAAGTATATAAGGTAATGATGATCCATACACTTGCTCTTTTAGAGAtgattgaattttattatttttccccaaatcttTTCCAGATAACTACATTTAGCTCTAATGACCACAGTGAACTACTTTGACCTTAAAACACAAGTGGGACAATAAAGCCTTTTggattgttgaataaataaaagtaaaaatgtgttATCTAATTTCTGTGAAGCACCTCTAAAGCCAATACTGGCCAATGCTTCACCAGTTAGTCATGCTCCAAGGATTGAGGTCATGACCATGGGAATAAAGTTATTTCAATAGTTGACTCTTTTGAAAAGTTTGTTACTCACATGACTTCCCAGTATCAACAGTGTAATTCAGATTTTCTTATATCTACCGTACAGACTAAGTAATGATtaggaatttaaatttttaaatatgtaatagaAACTGGCTTGTAAATTCTTAAGTCATATCATATAAAATTGAtagcaaatatttacttatatttctgAAATTTATCCTCAGATGAATTCTAAAAATTTATGCCAGTAACCTGTGGATGCCTAAAGAATTGGCCCTGACATTTGTTAATCAAGTTAACTGCAACTATTAACATTATATCATTGTGCATTACTTGGCCCTCTGCCCATAGCCTaccaattcatttttaaatgataaaaccaATGAAAATGTTCAGTATAAATCAATTCTTTATCTATATTTAGTCCTTACTATATATTCTTTTGTACCCTAACATTAGCTGCTTACTCAATATTCATTAGCTTATAACTTTTATGTATAGAAGGCACATGAATTTGTTTCTTCTGTAATACACATCACATAATGTTTaggagagaccaaaaaaaaaaaaaacaaagaaaaaaagagaaaagaatatccAGAAATATACTGTTCTTACAATTCCTTTGCACATTAATTTACAACCAGAGTTCATTTTAGTAATAGTACACATATATCTCAGTCCTGACCTTTTCATATTGACTTTTACATGGGTAGCATGCTTGCATGttccataatttttgtttttattctaccATTCATTTAtcacttcaaaatataattttaagcttATTTCCTGAACGCACTTGcctattatttgtttaaaaatcaacCCGATTACTTCAGATTTACTTACAGCCTCGAAGATGGAGTTCCACGATCAACAGGAATTGACTCCCTCTACAGCTGAGCCTTCAGACCAGAAGGAAAAGGAGTCAGAGAAGCAAAGTAAGCCTGGTGAAGACCTTAAACATGCTGCCTTAGTTTCTCAGCCAGAGACAACTAAAACTTACCCTGATAAAAAGGACATGCAAGGCACGGAAGAAGAAAAAGCACCCCTAGCTTTGTTTGGGCACACTCTTGTTGCCAGCCTGGAAGACATGAAACAGAAGACAGAACCAAGCCTTGTAGTACCTGGCATTGACCTCCCTAAAGAGCCTCCAACTCCAAAAGAACAAAAGGACTGGTTCATCGAAATGCCAACGGAAGCAAAAAAGGATGAGTGGGGTTTAGTTGCCCCCATATCTCCTGGCCCTCTGACTCCCATGAGGGAAAAAGATGTATTTGATGATATCCCAAAATGGGAAGGGAAACAGTTTGATTCTCCCATGCCAAGTCCCTTTCAAGGGGGAAGCTTCACTCTTCCTTTAGATGTCATGAAGAATGAAATAGTTACAGAAACATCGCCCTTTGCCCCTGCCTTTTTACAGCCAGATGACAAAAAATCTCTGCAACAAACCAGTGGCCCAGCTACTGCCaaagatagttttaaaattgAAGAGCCCCATGAGGCTAAACCTGACAAAATGGCAGAAGCACCACCCTCAGAGGCAATGACCTTACCCAAAGATGCTCACATTCCAGTTGTAGAAGAACATGTTATGGGGAAAGttttagaggaagaaaaggaggccaTAAATCAAGAGACTGTGCAGCAAAGGGATACTTTCACCCCCAGTGGACAGGAACCTATACTTACTGAAAAGGAAACTGAGCTGAAGCTTGAAGAAAAAACCACCATTTCTGACAAAGAAGCTGTGCCAAAAGAGAGTAAACCCCCAAAACctgcagatgaagaaataggCATAATTCAGACCTCCACAGAGCACACTTTCTCAGAACAGAAAGACCAAGAGCCTACCACAGATATGTTGAAACAGGACTCGTTCCCTGTAAGTTTGGAGCAAGCAGTTACAGATTCAGCCATGACCTCTAAAACACTGGAGAAAGCCATGACCGAACCATCTGCATTAATTGAAAAGAGCTCAATTCAGGAACTTTTTGAAATGAGAGTTGATGACAAAGATAAGATTGAAGGAGTTGGAGCTGCAACATCAGCTGAGCTTGATATGCCATTTTATGAAGATAAATCAGGAATGTCCAAGTACTTTGAAACATCTGCCTTGAAAGAAGAAGCAACAAAAAGCATTGAGCCAGGCAGTGATTACTATGAACTGAGTGACACTAGAGAAAGTGTCCATGAGTCTATTGATACCATGTCTCCCATGCATAAAAATGGTGACAAGGAGTTTCAAACAGGAAAAGAATCCCAGCCCAGTCCTCCAGCACAAGAAGCAGGGTACAGCACTCTCGCACAGAGTTATCCATCAGATTTACCTGAAGAACCCAGTTCTCCTCAAGAAAGAATGTTCACTATTGATCCAAAAGTGTATGGAGAGAAAAGGGACCTCCACAGTAAGAATAAGGATGATTTGACCCTTAGCAGGAGTTTAGGACTTGGTGGTAGGTCTGCAATAGAACAAAGAAGCATGTCAATCAATTTGCCGATGTCTTGCCTAGATTCCATAGCCCTTGGATTTAACTTTGGTCGGGGACATGATCTTTCTCCTCTGGCTTCCGATATTCTAACCAACACTAGTGGAAGTATGGATGAAGGGGATGATTACCttccagccaccacacctgcacTGGAGAAAGCCCCTTGCTTCCCTGTAGAAAGCAAAGAGGAAGAACAGATAGAGAAAGTAAAAGCTACTGGAGAAGAAAGTACTCAAGCGGAGATATCATGTGAGTCTCCTTTCCTAGCCAAAGATTTTTACAAAAATGGTACTGTCATGGCACCTGACCTTCCTGAAATGCTAGATCTGGCAGGCACAAGGTCAAGATTGGCTTCTGTGAGTGCAGATGCTGAGGTTGCCAGGAGGAAATCAGTCCCATCAGAGACTGTGGTTGAGGATAGTCGTACTGGCTTGCCCCCGGTAACTGATGAAAACCATGTCATTGTAAAAACGGACAGTCAGCTCGAAGACCTGGGCTACTGTGTGTTCAATAAGTACACAGTCCCATTGCCATCACCTGTTCAAGACAGTGAGAATTTATCAGGGGAGAGTGGTACCTTTTACGAAGGCACTGATGATAAAGTTCGAAGAGATTTGGCCACAGACCTTTCACTGATTGAAGTGAAACTGGCAGCAGCCGGAAGAGTCAAAGATGAGTTCAGTGTTGACAAAGAAGCATCCGCGCATATCTCTGGTGACAAATCAGGACTGAGTAAGGAGTTTGACCAAGAGAAGAAAGCTAATGATAGGTTGGATACTGTACTAGAAAAGAGTGAAGAACATGCTGATTCAAAAGAACATGCCAAGAAAACTGAAGAGGCTGGTGATGAAATAGAAACATTCGGATTAGGAGTAACCTATGAGCAAGCTTTGGCCAAAGATTTGTCAATACCAACAGATGCATCCTCTGAGAAAGCAGAGAAGGGTCTTAGTTCAGTGCCAGAGATAGCTGAGGTAGAACCATCCAAAAAGGTGGAACAAGGTCTGGATTTTGCTGTCCAGGGTCAACTAGATGTTAAAATTAGTGACTTTGGACAGATGGCTTCAGGGCTAAACATAGATGATAGAAGGGCAACAGAGCTAAAACTTGAGGCTACACAGGACATGACCCCCTCATCCAAAGCACCGCAGGAGGCAGATGCATTTATGGGTGTTGAGTCTGGCCACATGAAAGAAGGCACTAAAGTTAGTGAGACAGAAGTCAAAGAGAAGGTGGCCAAGCCTGACTTGGTGCACCAGGAGGCTGTAGACAAGGAGGAGTCCTATGAATCTAGTGGTGAGCATGAAAGTCTCACCATGGAGTCCTTGAAAGCTGATGAGGGCAAGAAGGAAACATCTCCAGAATCATCtctaattcaagatgagattgccGTCAAATTGTCAGTGGAAATACCTTGCCCACCTGCTGTTTCAGAGGCTGATTTAGCCACAGATGAGAGAGCTGATGTCCAGATGGAATTTATTCAGGggccaaaagaagaaagcaaagagacCCCAGATATATCCATCACGCCTTCTGATGTTGCAGAGCCATTGCATGAAACGATCGTATCTGAACCAGCAGAGATTCAGAGTGAGGAAGAAGAGATAGAAGCCCAGGGAGAATATGATAAACTGCTCTTCCGCTCAGACACCCTTCAGATAACTGACCTGGGTGTCTCAGGTGCCAGGGAGGAATTTGTGGAGACCTGCCCAAGTGAACACAAAGGAGTGATTGAGTCTGTTGTGACCATCGAGGATGATTTCATCACTGTAGTGCAAACCACAACTGATGAAGGGGAGTCAGGGTCCCACAGCGTGCGTTTTGCAGCCCTAGAGCAGCCTGAGGTGGAAAGGAGACCATCTCCTCATGATGAAGAAGAGTTTGAAGTAGAAGAGGCAGCTGAAGCCCAGGCAGAACCCAAAGATGGTTCCCCAGAGGCTCCAGCTTCCCCTGAGAGAGAAGAGGTTGCACTTTCTGAATATAAGACAGAAACCTATGACGATTACAAAGATGAGACCACCATTGACGACTCCATCATGGACGCTGACAGCCTCTGGGTGGACACTCAAGgtgtgcattattattattattattttaactcaAACACAATAACCttatgggaattttttttcacttaaacattttaaaatacctctttatctctttattttgtattttgttaaatatacaaAGGATTTTGTACACTTGTTACTAATGTTttcactgttgttgttgttgtcatgaTTTGCTTTGATCCACAGATGATGATAGGAGCATCATGACAGAACAGTTAGAAACTATTCCTAAAGAGGAGAAAGCTGAAAAGGAAGCTCGGAGATCATCTCTTGagaaacatagaaaagaaaagccttttaAAACCGGGAGAGGCAGAATTTCCACTCCTGAAAGAAAAGTAGCTAAAAAGGAACCTAGCACAGTCTCCAGAGATGAAGTGAGAAGGAAAAAAGGTTCATTTAACaatcacttctttaaaaatgtttttgaagtaattcattattacttttttgCAGAACTGCCTAACAGTGGTaactaattatttataaaatttcgTTCGGTTTTGCTCCAcgtgtttattttttcctgatggtatgctttttgtgttttcttattcATAGCAGTTTATAAGAAGGCTGAACTTGCTAAAAAAACAGAAGTTCAGGCCCACTCTCCCTCCaggaaattcattttaaaacctGCTATCAAATATACTAGACCAACTCATCTCTCCTGTGTTAAGCGGAAAACCACAGGTGACTGTTCAATTCTGCAATGTGACTGGCAAACAtagacatgtattttttttttaaatctcattactGTAGCAgcttcttcattttgtttttcttccaagaATCTCAGCAGTCATGAACAATTTTGCTATTAAGTGTCTtgtatcattattcttttttcccccctcctTACAGAAAAGGTCATGACCATCTGTTTCTTTGTCATGCTCAGACATAACAGTGCGTGATTGTATCTTGGCATTGTGCTCTAGTGTCACGTTCTGGGGATTCCTATTTTCATTCTGTGTGTTTGGTTAGACGATGGCGATGAATTTAACTGTGGTATGCATTctcattattttgcttatttatctcTCTCATGCTTAAACCCATAAATATTTGTCCTATTTTCTACATTGTTACTGCCAAATCTGTTACTGATGTTGATGAATTTATTGAAAACCACCAAGAATGTGTAGTGATTTAGatactgaaaatgaaaagcaagccAGGAAGTGAAATTGTGGTTTGCAAAATTACTATTACTTTGCTTTTgctgaaaaaaagaagatagaaaacaaaattttctggTAATTATATCAGATTTTATTCCTCATATCCAAAATTAACAAGATTTTCACTCTACTGAACTACATCTCTTAGCTGACATTTTGTcatggagatttcttaaatatgttGGATCCAAACTGCTCGACTTTTCTATATAATTTAGTTTCACAAATTTGAAGCTAAAACTCTTCCTTTTAGGAGGAACTTCAGTTAGAAATAAACTTcggtttatttttactttgctgtctactttttttttgtttccc encodes:
- the MAP2 gene encoding microtubule-associated protein 2 isoform X7 — its product is MADERKDEAKAPHWTSAPLTEASAHSHPPEIKDQGGAGEGLVRSANGFPYREDEEGAFGEHGSQGTYSNTKENGINGELTSADRETAEEVSARIVQVVTAEAVAVLKGEQEKEAQHKDQTAALPLAAEETANLPPSPPPSPASEQTVTVEEDLLTASKMEFHDQQELTPSTAEPSDQKEKESEKQSKPGEDLKHAALVSQPETTKTYPDKKDMQGTEEEKAPLALFGHTLVASLEDMKQKTEPSLVVPGIDLPKEPPTPKEQKDWFIEMPTEAKKDEWGLVAPISPGPLTPMREKDVFDDIPKWEGKQFDSPMPSPFQGGSFTLPLDVMKNEIVTETSPFAPAFLQPDDKKSLQQTSGPATAKDSFKIEEPHEAKPDKMAEAPPSEAMTLPKDAHIPVVEEHVMGKVLEEEKEAINQETVQQRDTFTPSGQEPILTEKETELKLEEKTTISDKEAVPKESKPPKPADEEIGIIQTSTEHTFSEQKDQEPTTDMLKQDSFPVSLEQAVTDSAMTSKTLEKAMTEPSALIEKSSIQELFEMRVDDKDKIEGVGAATSAELDMPFYEDKSGMSKYFETSALKEEATKSIEPGSDYYELSDTRESVHESIDTMSPMHKNGDKEFQTGKESQPSPPAQEAGYSTLAQSYPSDLPEEPSSPQERMFTIDPKVYGEKRDLHSKNKDDLTLSRSLGLGGRSAIEQRSMSINLPMSCLDSIALGFNFGRGHDLSPLASDILTNTSGSMDEGDDYLPATTPALEKAPCFPVESKEEEQIEKVKATGEESTQAEISCESPFLAKDFYKNGTVMAPDLPEMLDLAGTRSRLASVSADAEVARRKSVPSETVVEDSRTGLPPVTDENHVIVKTDSQLEDLGYCVFNKYTVPLPSPVQDSENLSGESGTFYEGTDDKVRRDLATDLSLIEVKLAAAGRVKDEFSVDKEASAHISGDKSGLSKEFDQEKKANDRLDTVLEKSEEHADSKEHAKKTEEAGDEIETFGLGVTYEQALAKDLSIPTDASSEKAEKGLSSVPEIAEVEPSKKVEQGLDFAVQGQLDVKISDFGQMASGLNIDDRRATELKLEATQDMTPSSKAPQEADAFMGVESGHMKEGTKVSETEVKEKVAKPDLVHQEAVDKEESYESSGEHESLTMESLKADEGKKETSPESSLIQDEIAVKLSVEIPCPPAVSEADLATDERADVQMEFIQGPKEESKETPDISITPSDVAEPLHETIVSEPAEIQSEEEEIEAQGEYDKLLFRSDTLQITDLGVSGAREEFVETCPSEHKGVIESVVTIEDDFITVVQTTTDEGESGSHSVRFAALEQPEVERRPSPHDEEEFEVEEAAEAQAEPKDGSPEAPASPEREEVALSEYKTETYDDYKDETTIDDSIMDADSLWVDTQDDDRSIMTEQLETIPKEEKAEKEARRSSLEKHRKEKPFKTGRGRISTPERKVAKKEPSTVSRDEVRRKKVYKKAELAKKTEVQAHSPSRKFILKPAIKYTRPTHLSCVKRKTTAAGGESALAPSVFKQAKDKVSDGVTKSPEKRSSLPRPSSILPPRRGVSGDRDENSFSLNSSISSSARRTTRSEPIRRAGKSGTSTPTTPGSTAITPGTPPSYSSRTPGTPGTPSYPRTPHTPGTPKSAILVPSEKKVAIIRTPPKSPATPKQLRLINQPLPDLKNVKSKIGSTDNIKYQPKGGQVRILNKKIDFSKVQSRCGSKDNIKHSAGGGNVQIVTKKIDLSHVTSKCGSLKNIRHRPGGGRVKIESVKLDFKEKAQAKVGSLDNAHHVPGGGNVKIDSQKLNFREHAKARVDHGAEIITQSPGRSSVASPRRLSNVSSSGSINLLESPQLATLAEDVTAALAKQGL
- the MAP2 gene encoding microtubule-associated protein 2 isoform 37 (isoform 37 is encoded by transcript variant 67); translated protein: MADERKDEAKAPHWTSAPLTEASAHSHPPEIKDQGGAGEGLVRSANGFPYREDEEGAFGEHGSQGTYSNTKENGINGELTSADRETAEEVSARIVQVVTAEAVAVLKGEQEKEAQHKDQTAALPLAAEETANLPPSPPPSPASEQTVTVEEDLLTASKMEFHDQQELTPSTAEPSDQKEKESEKQSKPGEDLKHAALVSQPETTKTYPDKKDMQGTEEEKAPLALFGHTLVASLEDMKQKTEPSLVVPGIDLPKEPPTPKEQKDWFIEMPTEAKKDEWGLVAPISPGPLTPMREKDVFDDIPKWEGKQFDSPMPSPFQGGSFTLPLDVMKNEIVTETSPFAPAFLQPDDKKSLQQTSGPATAKDSFKIEEPHEAKPDKMAEAPPSEAMTLPKDAHIPVVEEHVMGKVLEEEKEAINQETVQQRDTFTPSGQEPILTEKETELKLEEKTTISDKEAVPKESKPPKPADEEIGIIQTSTEHTFSEQKDQEPTTDMLKQDSFPVSLEQAVTDSAMTSKTLEKAMTEPSALIEKSSIQELFEMRVDDKDKIEGVGAATSAELDMPFYEDKSGMSKYFETSALKEEATKSIEPGSDYYELSDTRESVHESIDTMSPMHKNGDKEFQTGKESQPSPPAQEAGYSTLAQSYPSDLPEEPSSPQERMFTIDPKVYGEKRDLHSKNKDDLTLSRSLGLGGRSAIEQRSMSINLPMSCLDSIALGFNFGRGHDLSPLASDILTNTSGSMDEGDDYLPATTPALEKAPCFPVESKEEEQIEKVKATGEESTQAEISCESPFLAKDFYKNGTVMAPDLPEMLDLAGTRSRLASVSADAEVARRKSVPSETVVEDSRTGLPPVTDENHVIVKTDSQLEDLGYCVFNKYTVPLPSPVQDSENLSGESGTFYEGTDDKVRRDLATDLSLIEVKLAAAGRVKDEFSVDKEASAHISGDKSGLSKEFDQEKKANDRLDTVLEKSEEHADSKEHAKKTEEAGDEIETFGLGVTYEQALAKDLSIPTDASSEKAEKGLSSVPEIAEVEPSKKVEQGLDFAVQGQLDVKISDFGQMASGLNIDDRRATELKLEATQDMTPSSKAPQEADAFMGVESGHMKEGTKVSETEVKEKVAKPDLVHQEAVDKEESYESSGEHESLTMESLKADEGKKETSPESSLIQDEIAVKLSVEIPCPPAVSEADLATDERADVQMEFIQGPKEESKETPDISITPSDVAEPLHETIVSEPAEIQSEEEEIEAQGEYDKLLFRSDTLQITDLGVSGAREEFVETCPSEHKGVIESVVTIEDDFITVVQTTTDEGESGSHSVRFAALEQPEVERRPSPHDEEEFEVEEAAEAQAEPKDGSPEAPASPEREEVALSEYKTETYDDYKDETTIDDSIMDADSLWVDTQDDDRSIMTEQLETIPKEEKAEKEARRSSLEKHRKEKPFKTGRGRISTPERKVAKKEPSTVSRDEVRRKKVYKKAELAKKTEVQAHSPSRKFILKPAIKYTRPTHLSCVKRKTTAAGGESALAPSVFKQAKDKVSNSTLSKIPALQGSTKSPRYSSACPSTTKRATFSDSLLIQPTSAGSTDRLPYSKSGNKDGVTKSPEKRSSLPRPSSILPPRRGVSGDRDENSFSLNSSISSSARRTTRSEPIRRAGKSGTSTPTTPGSTAITPGTPPSYSSRTPGTPGTPSYPRTPHTPGTPKSAILVPSEKKVAIIRTPPKSPATPKQLRLINQPLPDLKNVKSKIGSTDNIKYQPKGGQVQIVTKKIDLSHVTSKCGSLKNIRHRPGGGRVKIESVKLDFKEKAQAKVGSLDNAHHVPGGGNVKIDSQKLNFREHAKARVDHGAEIITQSPGRSSVASPRRLSNVSSSGSINLLESPQLATLAEDVTAALAKQGL